The genomic segment GATGTATCTCTCCACGTATCTGTATACACATGCATTcatcatgtatatatattatttttcaggtaatatttttattttataaaaaatcacaaatataacttaaattagttaaaattgTTACATGAGAAATCCCATTCTAGCTCTATGATTTTTTCTGCCAATGaattttatcaattttgatttttatttggcACATTCAATAATGGATTCATATCCGTTAATGATTAGAACTCTAGTCTCTAGTGATTATTTAAACTACAGGGACAAAATGGTCGGAGTCAGCTCGAGTATTCACAATCGTAAACTCATGTGACCAAACAATCTGGCCAGCGATAACACCCGGAGAAAACTTCAACGGCGGAGGATTCGAGCTCAAACCGGGCCAATCCATAGTCTTCAACGCGCCAGTAGGCTGGTCAGGTCGAATATGGGGACGAACCGGCTGCAATTTCGACAAAACCGGAACCGGAACATGCGAAACCGGTTCATGCGGCTCGACCCTAAAATGCTCAGCCTCCGGAAAACCACCAGCTTCACTCGCCGAGTTCACGTTAGCCGCATTGGATTTCTACGACGTGAGTCTCGTCGACGGGTTTAATCTTCCGATGTCCGTGACTCCGATGAACGGAAAGGGAAACTGTAGTGTCGCCGGCTGTGTGGCTGACCTGAGATCAAAGTGTCCGCCGGAGCTTGCCGTGAAATCTAAGGGGAAAGTGGTTTCGTGTAGGAGTGCTTGTGATGTGTTCGATAGAGATGAGTATTGTTGTAGAGGAGTTTATGGGAATCCTGTTACGTGTCGACCAACAAATTACTCGAAAATGTTCAAGGAAGCTTGTCCTACTGCTTATAGCTATGCTTATGATGATCCGACCAGTATCTTCACTTGTTCCGGCACTGATTACGTCATCTCTTTCTGTTCCTCCAAGTTTGTGTcttaaacttttttcttttggtgtttatatttgtttttgacatatatttatacatattttaaaactcaaacaCATTAATTTCTATaacattttaacatttaaaagAAAACCAATAATTTTAAGTCTGAACCCCAAAACATTACTTGTGTGCTTCATATAtgttaaaccaaaaaaacattattaatatttGTGTTTACATTTTATAGCTATAATACATTTTAGGCTTAAGTAAATGTTATAATCCTTTGCTAATTTCAAATGCAGAGGTAACCAAAACCAAGCAATCTTTTGCACCCAAAAACTAGCAATCTTGGCCACCtaatctttgtgtttgattCTGTATTTCTCTTTTGATTTTGTATGTTTAATTTGATTGTTATTGTGTATGTGTACAGGAAGAAGCCGGTGTGTACGTACCATGATAACAAGTTGGCATGCAGCGATGGTTCTGGTTCAGGTGGATTCAGGACGATGACTGGGAGATTGTGGCTTATATTGATGTTGTCTATTTTTGCTTTTATCtactcttagttcttttttttcgaGGAAAAATCCTCAGGTCACTAAGCCACGTTAAATTCAAAGATAAAATGTCCCTATCGAAAATCATCTTTCAGTATTATGAGTCATATTGTATGATccaataaagataaaaaatcaatttttgataaaagaagAGAACCAAAAGGAAAactgtctttttatttttcaaacaaatcagGAAAATTACAAGAGTAAGAGTTCGTAATATTTCAAAACATAATGTTTTCAACCTAATCTCATAGCTCTCAAGACTGCTGCTATGTACATGATCCGTTTCAGTTCCAATCAAAACCATCATTAGAGAGCTTATTATATCTTTATTCTCTTCTTATTCCCCATTTTGCTTTGGCCTcatggatcatcatcatcatctactcTTCTCTTCTGTACTGACTATGACGCACTTTTCTGTGACCGTCTCTGATGCTTCTGGGAATCCCTTGCCACGTCAGCTTACAGCTGTGAGCTCCAACTTCCAAGCTGTAACTAAACTTCTTAGCCTCGTTCTCGTCTCGCCATGCTGGTCTTGGCTATGAGCATATTCATCGTTTCCGAGGATTTTCCATCTATTTCATTTGTTACCGTTGTTTCAGAAGGCTCCCCAACTTTATGCTTTTCTCTGAAAATGACACGAGCAACATCAGTAGTTTGTTTCCTTCCAGAACCACCAATACCTAatgtttcatttcttttttcctgGCAGACGACTGTACAACTGACGGGTTGATCTTGGACAACAACATCTCATTTTATTTCCAAACCGATGTAATTTTGGATCCTGACGATTCACCAACCTTAACCTCAATTGgaacagatatatatatatatatatatatatgcacaggTAATATATTCTACAAGCAATGATTATCCTTGGGGATATAATATCATTTAAGGCAACACTGGCGCAGCATAATGCTCAGGAAGATAATGGGTAAGAGCGGGTCCAACATCTCAAGCTTCCCACACAAGTCTTATTACCGGAGGCAGATAATGCTCAGCTATtgaccagagagagagagagtgatttACGCAGACCCTTCATCAAAACTTTCCTTAGTTCCCTAACCAGAAGTTGTTTGCATTTATGTAAATTTCTATTACCTCGTCTGTATGAAGTTGGCTGAGATATGGATGATTGTGATATATATTCCGAAGCTCCATCACTGAGTTGTGCACTGCACGCGActgtaaaaagaaaactaactaAGAAACAACTGAATACACAATACGCAGAGCACAAAACAGCACCTTCATGTTTCCAAGCGAATCCTCAACCCTCTTCATTAAAAGTTTCTTCTGATATGCAGAAGCCTCGCACTCTATCTTTTCATTGTCAACCtaccaaaataaatttagatGATAAGAGTTAAATTAAAAGATCCTACCCGATCACTAAAATAATGATGAGACTGGAAGTGAGAGAACAAATCTCTTAAGTATCAAAACATAGTAAATTCGTAACttgtaaaataaaagataaaaagctCTCTATTCAACATATACTTTTACAAAACTAGTTTGAGGACATTTTTCTAGTCAATACAGTGGCTGGAGAAGGAACCTCTGGTAGTTGAGTTTTCAACGAATACGAGCGACATGAGAAAACGGCTCATGAGCTGCTTTTGGAACAGTTTTTTTGGCGGTGGTGTGAGGTAGTCCAAAAACATTCCAAAAGCACAGATTCTCGTCTCCTGCAGCTGAAACTACAGTACAACCATCTGGACTCTGGGTCATAGATAGAACTCTTGACGTATGACCAGAGAGCTCAGCCATTTTCACCATCGACGGGTACTTCCACAGTGTGAGCTGAGACCCATGTGAGCAAAGCAGCTCTCTTTGATTGTTGCTCCACAAGAGAGAAGAGACTTGGGAAGCAGTGTCAAGCGAATTCAAGCAAGCCCCTGTGCGAGTGTTCCAGAACTTGATCTTCCtatcttctgcaccaccgccagATGCAAGCAAATCGCTTTGGAAAGGACACCAAGCGAGAGCCTTAACTGCAGATGTATGCCCCCTGAGCCTGTGCAGCCACTGCGTACTAGTAGAACGATCCCATATATGTACTAGACGGTCGTTTCCGCCGCTAGCTAGTTGCTGACCAGATGCTGACCACTTGAGCCCACAGACCTCTTGAGTGTGACCCTTGTAAGTAGACACAGGGTATGACATGAACCGCACATCGTTGTTGAAGATACGTCCGTCCATTCCTCCGGTTGTCAATATATGAGTGTTCCAGGCCAAGGACCCAACTCGTGTGTGGTGGAAGCCTTGCAATGTTCTCAGTAGAGTCTTGGTTACACAGTCCCAAATGTGAACTTGACCATTGTTGAGCCCAACTCCAAGGTTGATACCATCATGCGCCCAGTTTAGACTTGTGACAGGTCCTTGGTCTTCACCATACGTGACAAGCGTAGTCACGGAGCCAGTGGAAGCATCCCAGAGACAAACAGAGTTGGCCAAGGCAACGGCTAGGACATTAGCACTGCTCCAGTCGAGAACGTTGAGATAGAAGTCATCCACAAGGCCAGGAGCATCCAAAGTTCTCTCGGGACGCTGAGGAATGCGTCGAGGAGGCTCATGCTGATGCTGATGCTGATGGTGAAGAGAAGTAGAAGAAGGTGGTTTGTTGGTGAATGCGAGGATTCGAGTTCGGTTAAGACCCATAGTCTCAGCCAATTGCTTTCTATAAGCTTTTCTGGATGAACtgacctcttcttcttcttctctttcttccatAAGAGCCAAGTGAGCATAGTCGAAATCCATGGCTGCTCTGTTCGGTATGAATCTGTCAAACTTtaagaacaaaacaaacaaacaaacaagtcAGTACAACAAACTCGATTCAGAAAAAGAAggatcaaaaccctaatttgaagAAACTTACTTTTTCCTTCTTGGAGTTGCTCACGGGAAGGAACCTGCGTTGGAGAACTATTCGACAAGTGTtcattgc from the Brassica napus cultivar Da-Ae unplaced genomic scaffold, Da-Ae ScsIHWf_294;HRSCAF=481, whole genome shotgun sequence genome contains:
- the LOC125602692 gene encoding pathogenesis-related thaumatin-like protein 3.5; translation: MHLRFNLSPRILLLFLTLLSGTKWSESARVFTIVNSCDQTIWPAITPGENFNGGGFELKPGQSIVFNAPVGWSGRIWGRTGCNFDKTGTGTCETGSCGSTLKCSASGKPPASLAEFTLAALDFYDVSLVDGFNLPMSVTPMNGKGNCSVAGCVADLRSKCPPELAVKSKGKVVSCRSACDVFDRDEYCCRGVYGNPVTCRPTNYSKMFKEACPTAYSYAYDDPTSIFTCSGTDYVISFCSSKKKPVCTYHDNKLACSDGSGSGGFRTMTGRLWLILMLSIFAFIYS
- the LOC106397859 gene encoding cell division cycle 20.2, cofactor of APC complex, whose amino-acid sequence is MNTCRIVLQRRFLPVSNSKKEKFDRFIPNRAAMDFDYAHLALMEEREEEEEVSSSRKAYRKQLAETMGLNRTRILAFTNKPPSSTSLHHQHQHQHEPPRRIPQRPERTLDAPGLVDDFYLNVLDWSSANVLAVALANSVCLWDASTGSVTTLVTYGEDQGPVTSLNWAHDGINLGVGLNNGQVHIWDCVTKTLLRTLQGFHHTRVGSLAWNTHILTTGGMDGRIFNNDVRFMSYPVSTYKGHTQEVCGLKWSASGQQLASGGNDRLVHIWDRSTSTQWLHRLRGHTSAVKALAWCPFQSDLLASGGGAEDRKIKFWNTRTGACLNSLDTASQVSSLLWSNNQRELLCSHGSQLTLWKYPSMVKMAELSGHTSRVLSMTQSPDGCTVVSAAGDENLCFWNVFGLPHTTAKKTVPKAAHEPFSHVARIR